TTTTGGAATGACTTCCCGCATCTGCCCCGGCGCCGCTGGTGTGGACGGCGCGCTGTCTTTGCGCGCCGCACAGGCAGAAAGGGCCGGCAAAATAGCGGCAATCAACAATATTTTCGTTACCCTATTCAGCGTCTGTCTGCCGGCGTTTTTTGATTTCACTGGCAAGCTCGAATACGGCCATCGCATACATGCGGCTGCGGTTGTAACGGGTAAGCGCATGGAAGTTGGCAAACCCGACCCAGAAAACCGGCCCATCTTCGCTTTCCAGCTGGATCAGCACGGCCGGCGTATCGTCATCCATCTGCCCGCTGTCGAATTGCACGCCTTGTGCGCGGAGCTGACCCACGCTGGTGTCCAGGCCAAGCGCATTGCCAGGCGCCGTGGCCGCCATTGCTGCCGGGACTTGCGCCGGCACCGCAACGGTGGCCTCACTTTTCCAGCCGTGATGTACCAGGTAATGGCCGACACTGGCGGTGACATCGGCGATGTTCTCCCAGATGTCTTTCTTGCCGTCGCCATCGCCATCCTCGGCATAGGCCAGGTAACTGCTGGGCATGAACTGCGGC
The DNA window shown above is from Pseudomonadota bacterium and carries:
- the mltB gene encoding lytic murein transglycosylase B, yielding MQRDHGFDNAQMAGWLSQAESKPGIIELISRPAEKVKPWHEYRQIFLTDERIRRGKEFYQDNLAAILSAADTSGVDAKIIAAIIGVETYYGDRPGKNRIIDALSTLAFDYPPRQQFFRRELAKFFELARAQGLDPLAPVGSYAGAMGMPQFMPSSYLAYAEDGDGDGKKDIWENIADVTASVGHYLVHHGWKSEATVAVPAQVPAAMAATAPGNALGLDTSVGQLRAQGVQFDSGQMDDDTPAVLIQLESEDGPVFWVGFANFHALTRYNRSRMYAMAVFELASEIKKRRQTDAE